In the Ilumatobacteraceae bacterium genome, one interval contains:
- a CDS encoding ATP-dependent DNA helicase UvrD2 produces the protein MIACVYCGGEHERPADVKQCWADHQDAPTAARAEESAPRSGTSAAGPAPASGSPSSGSRASSRPQRVPAAAAEPAAVEVPLRRGPAALGRHVVVPAGQEPPADWADCRRIDATAPDSSLIDTLRAAVGGRESLVISISDDPAFDEMPASVDDREPHAVGVGHEFMAETLHHLLWSNSIDARHGQHGRWRLIDRACALGASVVAHGGVGDVLTPDGRTVWLDGGPVRFTAPVDAVDVVPGVQVEHGGFASPIDNDSDAELAPDQLAAVTHSGGAARIIAPAGSGKTRVLTERARHLLTRWNVPPTSLTLVAFNKRAQEEMQARTTDLPGLHVRTLNAIALAIVNGSAPFAAQQRRWRTIDEPDVRRILGKLVQSPRKLNIDPLAPWIDALSLVRLGLVAPFEAEARYGGDVDGLAEVWPGYRAALERDGAVDFDDQIYRAIEVLLTQPEARRAAQRACRVLLVDEFQDLTPAHLLLIRLLGAPGGAVFGVGDDDQTIYGYNGADPAWLIEFDRWFPGAESHPLEVNYRCPAGVVEIADRLLRHNRRRVDKTIRAASSLAGGWNAVSSDDPVSASVDAVRSAIDGGAAPGDIAVLARVNATLVPVQVALSAAGVPISGGVGGDYVERTAVRAALAWLRLARGTGFSASDIGEALRRPSRGLSPRLRDWAGEQTDLAGLERLAARLTNERDATKITDFTVDLSRMAGLVRRKASTSEVLDVLIDRLGLGGAVATLDQGRQGMNRSAQGDDLLALRQLALLQPEVASFERWLRDHLMVRRDPAGVVLSTVHRVKGQEWPHVVAHLADVDQYPHRLADDVEEERRLLHVAITRCREFVTVVSGRTPSPFVAEFTTEPPEHPPEPPPRTPVRSSSSATKRDAPDHPLLDRTLVMAVPGTVLVDQGHEWVVTELEPESAVAVRDGSVRRFRLGSKVETAGKQRGKLGARPGDVAEASALVFDRLRSFRDRARDGKPAYTVFDDKTLVGIATALPVDLADLGRVKGVGPAKLEQYGDDVIALVADVLSAT, from the coding sequence GTGATCGCATGTGTGTACTGCGGGGGAGAGCACGAGCGCCCCGCCGACGTCAAGCAGTGCTGGGCCGATCACCAGGACGCGCCGACGGCGGCACGTGCCGAGGAGTCGGCACCACGGAGCGGCACCTCCGCGGCCGGTCCAGCGCCGGCATCCGGGTCGCCGTCATCCGGCTCTCGGGCGTCGTCTCGGCCGCAGCGCGTGCCGGCGGCCGCCGCCGAGCCCGCTGCGGTCGAGGTGCCGCTGCGCCGGGGCCCGGCCGCGCTGGGCCGCCATGTCGTGGTGCCGGCCGGGCAGGAGCCGCCGGCCGATTGGGCCGACTGCCGCCGGATCGATGCCACGGCGCCCGATTCGTCGCTGATCGACACACTGCGTGCGGCCGTCGGCGGGCGCGAGAGCCTGGTCATCTCGATCTCCGACGATCCGGCATTCGACGAGATGCCGGCATCCGTCGACGATCGTGAGCCGCATGCGGTCGGGGTCGGCCATGAGTTCATGGCCGAAACACTCCACCATCTGCTGTGGTCGAACTCGATCGACGCCCGCCACGGGCAGCATGGTCGGTGGCGCCTGATCGACCGGGCCTGCGCGTTGGGCGCCTCGGTCGTCGCCCACGGTGGAGTCGGCGACGTGCTGACACCCGACGGGCGAACGGTGTGGCTCGACGGTGGTCCGGTGCGGTTCACCGCCCCGGTCGACGCCGTCGACGTGGTGCCGGGGGTGCAGGTCGAGCACGGTGGGTTCGCCTCGCCGATCGACAACGACAGCGACGCCGAACTCGCACCCGACCAGCTCGCCGCCGTCACCCACTCCGGTGGGGCGGCCCGCATCATCGCACCGGCCGGCTCGGGCAAGACACGGGTGCTGACCGAGCGCGCACGACACCTGCTCACCCGCTGGAACGTCCCGCCCACCTCGCTGACGCTCGTCGCCTTCAACAAACGGGCACAAGAAGAGATGCAGGCGCGCACGACCGATCTGCCGGGCCTCCACGTGCGAACCCTCAACGCGATCGCGCTGGCCATCGTCAACGGCTCGGCACCGTTCGCCGCACAGCAACGTCGCTGGCGCACCATCGACGAGCCCGACGTGCGTCGCATCCTCGGCAAGCTCGTGCAGTCGCCCCGCAAGCTCAACATCGACCCGCTCGCACCGTGGATCGACGCCCTGAGCCTGGTCCGGCTCGGGCTCGTCGCCCCGTTCGAGGCCGAAGCCCGCTACGGCGGCGACGTCGACGGCCTGGCCGAGGTGTGGCCCGGGTATCGGGCGGCGCTCGAGCGCGACGGCGCCGTCGACTTCGACGATCAGATCTACCGCGCGATCGAGGTGCTGCTCACGCAGCCCGAAGCTCGGCGCGCCGCACAGCGGGCCTGCCGGGTGCTGCTGGTCGACGAGTTCCAGGATCTGACGCCCGCGCACCTGCTGCTGATCCGGTTGCTCGGTGCGCCCGGCGGTGCGGTCTTCGGCGTGGGCGACGACGACCAGACCATCTACGGCTACAACGGCGCCGACCCCGCCTGGTTGATCGAGTTCGACCGTTGGTTCCCGGGAGCCGAGTCGCACCCGCTCGAGGTCAACTACCGCTGCCCGGCCGGCGTCGTCGAGATCGCCGACCGGCTCCTCCGCCACAATCGCCGCCGTGTCGACAAGACGATCCGGGCGGCGTCGTCGCTCGCCGGCGGGTGGAACGCGGTGTCGTCCGACGACCCGGTCTCGGCGTCGGTCGACGCCGTCCGTTCGGCGATCGACGGCGGGGCGGCGCCGGGCGACATCGCCGTGCTCGCCCGGGTCAACGCCACGCTCGTCCCCGTCCAGGTCGCGCTCAGCGCGGCCGGGGTGCCGATCTCGGGAGGCGTGGGTGGCGACTACGTCGAGCGCACGGCGGTGCGAGCGGCGTTGGCCTGGCTGCGCCTGGCACGCGGCACGGGGTTCTCGGCGTCCGACATCGGCGAGGCGCTCCGTCGCCCGTCGCGGGGCCTGAGCCCGCGGCTGCGCGACTGGGCGGGTGAGCAGACCGATCTCGCGGGGCTCGAACGTCTCGCCGCCCGGCTGACCAACGAGCGCGACGCCACCAAGATCACCGACTTCACCGTCGACCTGTCTCGGATGGCGGGCCTCGTCCGGCGCAAGGCGTCGACGAGCGAGGTCCTCGACGTGCTCATCGACCGGCTCGGCCTCGGCGGTGCCGTCGCTACCCTCGACCAGGGTCGGCAGGGCATGAACCGGTCAGCGCAGGGCGACGATCTGCTCGCACTCCGCCAACTCGCCCTGCTGCAGCCCGAGGTCGCCTCGTTCGAGCGGTGGCTCCGCGATCACCTGATGGTCCGTCGTGACCCGGCGGGTGTCGTGTTGAGCACGGTGCACCGGGTCAAGGGCCAGGAGTGGCCCCACGTCGTCGCTCACCTGGCCGACGTCGACCAGTATCCCCACCGGTTGGCCGACGACGTCGAGGAGGAGCGGCGGTTGCTGCACGTGGCGATCACGCGCTGCCGGGAGTTCGTCACCGTCGTCAGTGGCCGGACACCGAGTCCGTTCGTCGCCGAGTTCACGACCGAGCCGCCCGAACACCCGCCCGAACCGCCGCCACGCACACCGGTTCGTTCTTCGAGTTCGGCGACCAAGCGTGACGCGCCCGATCATCCGCTGCTCGATCGGACGCTGGTCATGGCGGTCCCCGGCACCGTGCTGGTCGACCAGGGACACGAATGGGTCGTGACCGAACTCGAACCCGAGTCGGCGGTCGCCGTCCGCGACGGCTCCGTTCGTCGCTTTCGTCTCGGGAGCAAGGTCGAGACGGCGGGCAAGCAGCGCGGCAAGCTGGGTGCTCGACCCGGTGACGTGGCCGAAGCGAGCGCCCTCGTGTTCGATCGATTGCGGTCGTTCCGCGACCGGGCCCGCGATGGCAAGCCGGCCTACACCGTGTTCGACGACAAGACCCTCGTCGGGATCGCGACCGCGCTGCCGGTCGACCTCGCCGACCTCGGCCGGGTCAAGGGCGTCGGCCCCGCCAAGCTCGAGCAGTACGGCGACGACGTGATCGCGCTGGTGGCAGACGTTCTGTCAGCCACCTGA
- a CDS encoding M15 family metallopeptidase translates to MIRSLLITAVVLGSTVVATAATPAAQALDDTPWALPSTPERCTQDEADSGDVAHCLIAFYHDPAETGWGQPPAPGVGEGWSWNGYRYNGSEALEQWEAERITDNSEPVATLAAGRLETHVEAQVLFEGFLRDIAANGYRVRDASGYGFRCTSGNGGWSCPSGDPGDLSNHAWGLAIDMNAGTNPIRSYSRQDGVTACQTPMVTDLPKWVIETGEKWGLYWGGYGWNSGCADTDTERDNVYRDPPHFEFRGTVEQARAIAEFNLRNDPRSSCFLVIDDDGEEQEVCNRSGRPEADWRLPIDTGAPEGATAVMVNLTATEAAGPGFLTTEDCEARSGDRTTSALTFAAGDSRAVMAVVPVDEAGRFCVYRSTDVHSIVDVLGSIGADGEPLWFEPSSPTRLTDTRTDGSCQPLQECVTGPVPDGSVHAVPTEDDRPRIANLAVVDGSGPGFLQAGACDGIGDGATFSNLNYLDDAARSNLALIAGSDFGSCVYALTEAHVLVDELGALDPETGYGWALDQPRRVLDTRECTDTWCDDRPEAHTVIEVDLGTEAPGAAIAITATETAAPGFVTVGSCDDFDDVDNIPTSNLNHLEGQTATNLALVDLDEGRMCIYTLAAAQLIIDVQAELTEEHDAGLTPTAPERVHDSRDD, encoded by the coding sequence ATGATCCGATCACTGCTGATCACTGCTGTCGTACTCGGCTCGACGGTCGTCGCCACCGCGGCGACCCCCGCCGCCCAGGCGCTCGACGACACGCCCTGGGCGCTGCCGTCGACGCCGGAGCGTTGCACCCAGGACGAGGCCGACTCGGGCGACGTCGCCCACTGCCTGATCGCCTTCTACCACGACCCGGCGGAGACCGGCTGGGGTCAGCCCCCGGCGCCCGGAGTCGGCGAGGGATGGTCGTGGAACGGCTACCGCTACAACGGTTCGGAAGCGCTCGAACAGTGGGAAGCCGAACGCATCACCGACAACAGCGAACCCGTGGCGACGCTCGCGGCCGGCCGCCTCGAGACCCACGTCGAGGCCCAGGTCTTGTTCGAGGGATTTCTCCGTGACATCGCCGCCAACGGTTACCGCGTCCGGGATGCGAGCGGCTACGGGTTCCGCTGCACCAGTGGCAACGGCGGCTGGAGCTGCCCGTCCGGTGATCCCGGCGACCTCTCCAACCACGCGTGGGGTCTGGCGATCGACATGAACGCCGGCACGAACCCGATCCGCAGTTACTCACGCCAGGACGGGGTGACCGCCTGCCAGACCCCCATGGTCACCGACCTGCCGAAGTGGGTCATCGAGACCGGCGAGAAGTGGGGTCTGTACTGGGGCGGATACGGCTGGAACAGCGGGTGCGCCGACACCGACACCGAACGCGACAACGTCTACCGCGACCCGCCGCACTTCGAGTTCCGGGGCACGGTCGAGCAGGCACGAGCGATCGCCGAGTTCAATCTCCGCAACGACCCCCGGTCGAGCTGCTTCCTCGTGATCGACGACGACGGCGAGGAACAGGAGGTCTGCAACCGGTCAGGCCGCCCCGAAGCCGACTGGCGCCTGCCGATCGACACCGGTGCACCCGAGGGCGCCACCGCCGTCATGGTCAACCTGACGGCGACCGAGGCGGCCGGACCGGGGTTCCTGACCACCGAGGACTGCGAGGCCCGTTCGGGCGATCGGACCACCTCGGCGCTCACCTTCGCGGCCGGCGACTCCCGAGCCGTGATGGCCGTCGTTCCCGTCGACGAGGCCGGACGCTTCTGCGTGTACCGCTCGACCGACGTGCACAGCATCGTCGACGTGCTCGGCTCCATCGGGGCCGACGGTGAGCCGCTCTGGTTCGAACCCTCGTCCCCGACCCGCCTCACCGATACCCGCACCGACGGCAGCTGTCAGCCGCTCCAGGAATGCGTCACCGGACCGGTGCCCGACGGCTCGGTCCATGCGGTGCCCACCGAGGACGACCGGCCACGGATCGCCAACCTCGCGGTCGTCGACGGCAGCGGGCCCGGGTTCCTCCAGGCCGGCGCCTGTGACGGCATCGGCGACGGCGCCACGTTCTCCAACCTCAACTACCTCGACGACGCCGCCCGTTCGAACCTCGCCCTGATCGCCGGGAGCGACTTCGGCAGTTGCGTCTACGCGCTCACCGAGGCGCACGTGCTCGTCGACGAGCTCGGCGCGCTCGATCCCGAGACCGGGTACGGGTGGGCCCTCGACCAACCACGGCGGGTACTCGACACACGCGAGTGCACCGACACCTGGTGCGATGATCGCCCCGAAGCTCACACCGTCATCGAGGTCGACCTCGGCACGGAGGCCCCCGGTGCAGCGATCGCCATCACCGCCACCGAGACCGCAGCCCCGGGCTTCGTGACCGTCGGATCGTGCGACGACTTCGACGACGTCGACAACATCCCGACGTCGAACCTCAACCACCTCGAGGGGCAGACGGCGACGAACCTCGCGCTCGTCGACCTCGACGAGGGGCGCATGTGCATCTACACGCTCGCCGCAGCGCAACTGATCATCGACGTGCAGGCCGAACTGACCGAGGAGCACGACGCCGGTCTGACCCCGACGGCGCCGGAACGGGTGCACGACAGCCGGGACGACTGA
- a CDS encoding FAD-dependent oxidoreductase, translated as MALRDTNIERMRDGLFDVLVVGAGINGAVSSAALAGRGASVALVDRGDFGSFTSQESSNLVWGGFKYLENYELPLVFGLCRSRNRLMKAYPDNIKEIGFLAALDRSAPYRPWFAALGAAAYWAIGLFGTKPPKLFDAEAIKAEEPAIDTTTVRGGIQYQDGYLIDNDSRFVFSFVRSAIEAGAAVANYVELVSAERVVTSQGTRWVAHLRDVDSGEEFTTSARTIVNAAGPFVDGLNDRWGNRTDHRIVYSKGIHLVVPRLTTTEHERVLAFFDDTGRLFYVIPMGRRSVIGTTDTRIDTPFTAVDDDDRTFLLEQINARLDLDTPLTTSDIIAERSGVRPLVVKTSGGDQTDTDWTSLSRKHEIECDDDLGIVTIFGGKLTDCLNVGEEVAAEIEHLGIPLEKDLENWFGEPAAATRAEFFRQAKLMKLDLLRTKPDTEPLSDRLWRRYGRRAFDLLESIRADPAMGEDIMGSADYLRAELYTAAEHEMIVTLDDFMRRRSKIDLVVHDDDIHDGPGLREVAQILFGDDAERRLADYVANKPRVGGPVV; from the coding sequence ATGGCGCTGCGCGACACGAACATCGAGCGAATGCGTGACGGACTGTTCGACGTGCTCGTCGTCGGTGCCGGCATCAACGGTGCGGTGTCGTCGGCGGCACTCGCCGGTCGCGGTGCGTCGGTGGCGCTCGTCGACCGAGGCGACTTCGGCAGCTTCACGAGTCAGGAGTCGTCGAACCTGGTCTGGGGTGGCTTCAAGTACCTCGAGAACTACGAGTTGCCGCTGGTGTTCGGGCTCTGCCGTTCACGCAACCGCCTCATGAAGGCGTACCCCGACAACATCAAGGAGATCGGCTTCCTCGCCGCGCTCGACCGATCGGCACCGTACCGGCCGTGGTTCGCCGCACTGGGCGCAGCCGCCTACTGGGCGATCGGACTGTTCGGCACCAAGCCGCCGAAGTTGTTCGATGCCGAGGCGATCAAAGCCGAGGAGCCGGCGATCGACACCACGACGGTCCGTGGCGGGATCCAGTACCAGGACGGCTACCTGATCGACAACGACTCACGCTTCGTCTTCTCGTTCGTCCGTTCGGCGATCGAGGCCGGCGCCGCCGTCGCGAACTACGTCGAGTTGGTGTCGGCCGAGCGGGTGGTCACCTCGCAGGGGACCCGTTGGGTCGCGCACCTGCGCGACGTCGACTCGGGCGAGGAGTTCACCACGTCGGCGCGCACGATCGTCAACGCGGCCGGTCCGTTCGTCGACGGCCTCAACGACCGGTGGGGCAACCGCACCGACCATCGGATCGTGTACTCCAAGGGCATCCATCTCGTCGTGCCCAGGCTGACCACGACCGAACACGAGCGGGTGCTCGCCTTCTTCGACGACACCGGGCGCCTGTTCTACGTGATCCCGATGGGGCGTCGATCGGTGATCGGAACCACCGACACGCGGATCGACACACCCTTCACCGCCGTCGACGACGACGATCGGACCTTCCTGCTCGAGCAGATCAACGCCCGTCTCGACCTCGACACGCCGCTGACCACCTCCGACATCATCGCCGAGCGGTCAGGAGTCCGGCCGCTCGTGGTCAAGACGTCCGGTGGTGATCAGACCGACACCGACTGGACGTCGCTCAGCCGCAAGCACGAGATCGAATGCGACGACGACCTCGGGATCGTCACGATCTTCGGCGGCAAGCTCACCGACTGCCTGAACGTCGGCGAAGAGGTCGCCGCCGAGATCGAGCACCTCGGCATCCCGCTCGAGAAGGATCTCGAGAACTGGTTCGGCGAGCCGGCCGCGGCAACGCGCGCCGAGTTCTTCCGACAGGCGAAGCTGATGAAGCTCGACCTGTTGCGCACCAAGCCCGACACCGAGCCGCTGTCCGACCGACTGTGGCGTCGTTACGGTCGGCGGGCGTTCGACCTGTTGGAGTCGATCCGGGCCGATCCGGCCATGGGTGAGGACATCATGGGGTCGGCCGACTATCTGCGCGCCGAGCTGTACACGGCCGCCGAGCACGAGATGATCGTGACGCTCGACGACTTCATGCGCCGTCGCTCGAAGATCGACCTCGTGGTGCACGACGACGACATTCACGACGGTCCCGGGCTGCGTGAGGTCGCCCAGATCCTGTTCGGCGACGATGCCGAACGACGCCTCGCCGACTACGTCGCGAACAAGCCGCGGGTCGGCGGCCCGGTCGTCTGA